The genomic interval CCCCACCCCGCTTGAGGGGTAGTCCACTGCCGCAACAACCCACCAACAGGGAGCGCCTTTGGGAATACACGGCCGTGTAGGTATAGCCATTCTTGCACCGTGTCCAGCATATTTGCTCCCGTTCCTGTTCCACGAAGTGCCCGGAGAACGGAGGCAGGGCCAATATGCACCAGAAGCTAAAGGAACAGTACTCAAAACCCGTGTTTCTCCAAAGGGTATACCGGCACTCGCTGTGCACTATCTCGTCGCACTCCCTTGCCAAGATGGGCAGGAACCAGGAGGAGGGAGGGGTGGAGGGGGCTAGTGGGGGAGTAAGAGATAGCCTGAGGGTTGGTTTGGCCTTAGCCTCAGGTGGATAGCGTAGAGTATTGCAAATATTGCAGCAGCCGGCATGCCTTTGGCGCCTCTCCTCCTCGTAGAAGGGGTCTCCTAGCCGGCGCCCGAGGATATCCTCGTACCAGCAGAGGCGGGAGCACTTCGTTACGTTGAAGCGGCTCAAGCACTGGTAGGGGGTGTGGTCGCCGTAACAAAAAGGAGGTCCTCCGCAGGTGCTTCCCGCATCCGTGCACCGCCAAGGATTGCACCGCTTGATTATCCAGCTGCCCATTTCAGGGCTGGCAGACACCGGGGTGAGGCTTGGGGGAGAGGCAAGAGAAAAGGTAAGCCAGGCGCTTAGGAGAGCGCTCAACAAAGCTACCAGCTTGCCCATAAAATTACCTCCTTGAAAAAGGACTACAAAAAGGGCATATATTCCATCGTAGTACAACCCACATTCCAGCTGGGAAAGGTCTTTCGGGCACTCCCCCTGTGCCAACCCTTTTTCAAGGACAAAACCCCACGGATCCGCGAAAATGACCCCATGGACCGTTTTCCCTGGGTGGAGGTCTTCCGGGGGCTGGCCATCTTGGAGGTGGTCCTCCACCACGTGACGGGCCGTTTCCTGCGGGAGCTTTCCCCGGGAAGTCTGGAATGGCACTTCCTGGCGGCGGCGAACCGCACCCTGCACTTTGCCGTGCCCGCCTTCCTCTTCATGACCACCCTGGTCCTGGGGGCAAGCTTCCTAAGGGAGTTCCGCCTGGGTCGGTACCTTAGGAACCGCGCTTTGCGCCTTCTTTGGCCTTACCTCCTCTGGAGCGGGGTGTACCTGGCCTTCCGTTACTGGGATTACGGCATCTTCCAGCCCGAGCGCCTTCTTCACCAGCTCCTTTGGGGAAAGGCCTACTTTCACCTCTACTTCCTGGCGGTGGCCCTGCAGCTTACCCTTCTCCTCCCCCTTTTCCTCCCTCTCCTCAGGCGGAGGCCCCACGGCCTGGTGTTCCTCCTTCTAGGGGTAGGGCTCGCCTTGGGGGTTTACTTCCTGAACCGCCACTACC from Thermus caldifontis carries:
- a CDS encoding acyltransferase codes for the protein MDRFPWVEVFRGLAILEVVLHHVTGRFLRELSPGSLEWHFLAAANRTLHFAVPAFLFMTTLVLGASFLREFRLGRYLRNRALRLLWPYLLWSGVYLAFRYWDYGIFQPERLLHQLLWGKAYFHLYFLAVALQLTLLLPLFLPLLRRRPHGLVFLLLGVGLALGVYFLNRHYRFLPYPGSFVLWYTPAIALGLYLASRLEVLPRLLRFWPIALLLAGVGLWGYLPLALEVLKRLPVNTFHYQAFHWLYTTGMAFLLLALAYALARTPLWTPGLFGPVLLADLPGPPHGGAPFGKVPGLSRALGP